The Deefgea tanakiae DNA segment CTGGGCTGGACGCCGCTGCAATGGCATTTTAGTGAGTTGGGCAATCTCTCGCTCGGCGCTGCAGGTGGGCTGTTGACCGGCTATCAAGATACCGAAAAAGGCTATCCCGTTGTCCCTGCTGGCGGACTCTTTGCCTCGCTGGAAACGCCCTATCATTTCGGCATGAATCTGTTTATCGTCCCCACGGTGAAATCATTTCAAGTCGAAGGCTTTGTCGCGCTGCAAATCAAAGCGCATTTTTAATTCGCTCAAGGATAAGCCCATGTTCAACGACGTATTAAATTTCTGGTTTGAAGAGATTAGTCCCGCACAGTGGTGGGCGAAAGACCCACAGTTTGATCAGCAAATCACCACGCGATTTGCCGCGCTACACACCCGCGCCGTGCAATGCGAGCTGTACGAATGGCGCGATACCGCGCATGGCCGTTTAGCCGAAATCATCGTGCTCGATCAGTTTTCGCGCAATATGTTCCGCGATACGCCACAAGCCTTCGCCCAAGACCCCCTCGCGCTGGCGCTCGCGCAAGAAGCCATCGCCGCCGGCGCCGCCGATTTGCTCACGCCAGTCGAGCGCAGCTTTTTGTATTTGCCGTTGATGCACAGCGAGTCGCTGTTGATTCATGAGGTAGCGGTACAGCTCTATACCGAGAATGGCCTGCAGAATAATTTGGATTTTGAGTTCAAGCACAAAGCCATCATCGAACAATTCGGCCGCTACCCACACCGCAATGCCATCCTTGGTCGAGTTTCGACGCCTGAAGAACAAGAGTTTTTGAAGCAGCCGAATTCAGGGTTTTGAATCTCGAACGGCGATGCACACGCAAGCCTGTTGTAAATCGAAAAGCAGCTACCTATATTGCAAGACATGTTTCAAGACTCATTCAAGCCATTGAATATACGTCTTTTTTCGAGATCGAAAATGTCACCAACGCAACCAAAGCAGCCAATTACTATCGCCCATTTGGTCAATCGGCTCAGCGTACTTGCCTTGATTTTATCAAGTAGCCTGCAAATCAGCGCAGCAAGCGCAGGTGAATTAACCATCTACACCGAAAATGACCCTCCCTATGTGATAGTCGATGCCAATGGTCTGGTCGGCGGTCTAACTAAACCCAAGCTAGATCGCTTTTTACGAGCCATTCCATACCCAAACCAACAAATCAAAGTCCAACCTTGGGTGCGCGCATACCATGAAGCGACCAGCAAACCCAACACACTCGTTTATCCCATCGTCAAAACGCCAGAACGCGAAAAGAAACTCACCTACTTATATCAACTCTACGAGGCCAGCGTCTTTTTCTATCGGCTCAGTGAGCGCAAAGACATTCAAATCAACTCACTGAGCGATGCGAAAAAATACAGTGTCTGCGCGGTTCGCGGCGACTATCGCGCTGAGTATTTGCAGCAAAATGGATTTACCCAAATCGATCTCGCCGCAGACTCGACCAGCAACGTAAAAAAAATCCTCGCAGGCCGCTGCGATTTGGGCATCCTGACCGAAATCGGTATGAACAGTAAGCTGAATCAACTCAATGAAGCGCCAGACCGCGTTCGCATCGCCTACGCCCTGCAAGAACTAGATAGCAATCTCTACATTGCCATCAATAGCAACAGCGACCCGCAAATCATCAAACAGCTACAACATATTGCGCGTAGCCTCAATTAATCTCTAGCCCACCCTTGGCTGCCACGTCATCCTCGCCACTTGAGTCACACCATAAAAAACGCAGCTCAAAGGCTGCGTTTAAAGTGAGTAGGGTCAGTCAGGTTTAGAAGTTAAGCTGAGCACCCGCATAGAGCCCCTTGGCGAGGGTTGCCGATGGCTTGCCGCTTGTGAGCTCCACATCGGTCAATTGATAGCCCAAATCCAGCGCGACCATTTTGGTCATATCCCAACGCACGCCAGCGCGAAAATCTCTGTAAAGATCCACACCACTACTGGCCATCGCCGAATTGGCAAAATAACCCTGCCCGTACACCGTAAAGTCACCCACTGGAATATCCACCCCTGCCCCAACCGTCACCGCATACTCCTGATCTTGCTGTTTTAAATCGAGATAAACCAACTGGCTACCCGCTTTGAGCTTCACAATCCCCAACGGCGCTTGCACACCCAAACCCAGCGAAGCAACGGTACCCTCATCCGTATTTCTTAACCAATCGGCACTGGTGGTTAGCAATAAAATACTGCCCTCATAGGACGCCCCCACAAAGTCATTGCCCACGCGGGCAGATAAACCACCTGCCTGTGCCGCCAGCGGTAGAGATAGGAATAGCAGAGGAAGCAGTAGTTTTTTCATATTGCGACTTTGTTCTAAGAAAATGATTGCCGCATTATAAGTTCGAGAATTTTCTTTGGGTTGTGATTAGTACCAGACGTTATAGCGGGTATTAAATGGAAGTACTTTATTGACAATAGCTAGCAGGCAATACATGCCAAATTGTGGCTAATGATTTATAAGGTGGCGGATGTGATTCTTCAACGTGGGATCGCGCTGATGCCGCGCGGCACTTACTTTTCTTGCTTCGCCAAGAAAAGTAAGTTTCTGCGGAGCAAAATAGTAAGTGCACCTATATCTGCACCGACTTCGTCGGCTTGATATCAAGGGGTTTTAAACCCCAAGCTCAACGAGCGAGAAATAATTTAGATGTATTGCTGGCTAAGCATTTTTAATCAAAGGCCATAAGCAAATACATCGACACCGTAAGGCGTCAGCGCTACGCGAATTGCGCCGAATGAGCCGCAAACAAGCATCGCAACGGTGCGATTCGCGTAGCTTTCAGCCCCCTACTTTATTGCGTCATATGCGGTTGGTTTTTCAAGCGCCGCCGATCCAGTTACTCTAGAAATTCATCCACTTCAGTCGCTGGGTCAAAATGATGCAAGAGCAAACA contains these protein-coding regions:
- a CDS encoding DUF924 family protein; protein product: MFNDVLNFWFEEISPAQWWAKDPQFDQQITTRFAALHTRAVQCELYEWRDTAHGRLAEIIVLDQFSRNMFRDTPQAFAQDPLALALAQEAIAAGAADLLTPVERSFLYLPLMHSESLLIHEVAVQLYTENGLQNNLDFEFKHKAIIEQFGRYPHRNAILGRVSTPEEQEFLKQPNSGF
- a CDS encoding substrate-binding periplasmic protein, encoding MSPTQPKQPITIAHLVNRLSVLALILSSSLQISAASAGELTIYTENDPPYVIVDANGLVGGLTKPKLDRFLRAIPYPNQQIKVQPWVRAYHEATSKPNTLVYPIVKTPEREKKLTYLYQLYEASVFFYRLSERKDIQINSLSDAKKYSVCAVRGDYRAEYLQQNGFTQIDLAADSTSNVKKILAGRCDLGILTEIGMNSKLNQLNEAPDRVRIAYALQELDSNLYIAINSNSDPQIIKQLQHIARSLN
- a CDS encoding YfaZ family outer membrane protein, which gives rise to MKKLLLPLLFLSLPLAAQAGGLSARVGNDFVGASYEGSILLLTTSADWLRNTDEGTVASLGLGVQAPLGIVKLKAGSQLVYLDLKQQDQEYAVTVGAGVDIPVGDFTVYGQGYFANSAMASSGVDLYRDFRAGVRWDMTKMVALDLGYQLTDVELTSGKPSATLAKGLYAGAQLNF